One Clostridium sp. CM027 genomic window carries:
- a CDS encoding cyclic lactone autoinducer peptide codes for MKNLILEKVASITCSGVSAVAKASSSMCIVWSFNECKMPKSLYKVDKKL; via the coding sequence ATGAAAAATTTAATATTAGAAAAAGTAGCTTCAATAACTTGTTCTGGTGTATCGGCAGTGGCGAAAGCTTCATCATCAATGTGTATAGTTTGGTCATTTAATGAATGTAAGATGCCTAAATCACTATATAAGGTTGATAAAAAATTATAA